A region from the Streptomyces tsukubensis genome encodes:
- a CDS encoding PP2C family serine/threonine-protein phosphatase, translating into MPSQKLQQAGGAFCPGCGEPVESDDRFCGRCGTELPAVGGTVPPPSGDRPTLAIGTPLPAPSAAPAPPVPAAPPAPPTPVVPPGPPGVARPGEPGAGGAQEQPRSRISALADPSGPAPAGAHSPAPAVRHDQRAAASGAAVGHSRTEPSFGPSAAGHTPVTEVSERPAGATAYTIGTARLGPSAVDPANAAHAGNTRNTGDAGDAAGSGDFALQRPAPQTPAGPPAPQTPAPGAQGQGPEVPGAAPDPRTAGPAPGGSGGKLCVACRAGRVDTDGYCENCGHAQPRERDHMEQELDAVAAVSDRGLRHHRNEDAFAVSATALPDGSPAVVAIVCDGVSSATRPDEASQAAARAACDVLVASLPRGTHPQQAMRDAIVAAAAAVNALAAPAGGGDALGQDAHPQQNAPACTIVGAVAAGELLIVGWVGDSRVYWVPDDRSGPAARLTEDDSWAAQMVAAGLMNEAEAYADERAHAITGWLGADAYELDPHTAAFKPDRPGVVVVCTDGLWNYAESPDEMARAVPSDAARWPLRSARALVGHALDGGGHDNVTVAVLPFAVARQGGGRS; encoded by the coding sequence ATGCCGTCGCAGAAACTTCAGCAGGCCGGGGGCGCCTTCTGCCCCGGCTGCGGCGAACCGGTGGAGTCCGACGACCGCTTCTGCGGCCGCTGCGGAACCGAGCTCCCGGCCGTCGGAGGGACGGTGCCGCCGCCCTCCGGCGACCGTCCGACCCTCGCCATCGGTACGCCGCTCCCGGCGCCGTCCGCCGCACCGGCTCCGCCCGTACCGGCCGCGCCACCCGCTCCGCCGACCCCTGTCGTACCACCGGGTCCGCCCGGGGTCGCTCGTCCGGGTGAGCCCGGGGCGGGCGGGGCGCAGGAGCAGCCGCGCTCCCGGATCTCGGCCCTCGCCGATCCGAGCGGCCCGGCGCCCGCCGGGGCCCACTCCCCCGCCCCGGCCGTCCGTCACGACCAGCGGGCCGCCGCCTCCGGTGCGGCCGTGGGGCATTCCCGTACGGAGCCGTCGTTCGGTCCCTCCGCGGCCGGGCACACCCCGGTCACCGAGGTGTCCGAAAGGCCCGCGGGCGCCACGGCGTACACGATCGGTACGGCCCGTCTCGGCCCGTCCGCCGTGGACCCGGCCAACGCCGCGCATGCCGGAAACACCAGAAACACCGGAGACGCCGGAGACGCTGCGGGCTCCGGGGATTTCGCGCTCCAGCGACCCGCGCCGCAGACCCCGGCCGGTCCGCCCGCTCCGCAGACCCCGGCCCCCGGGGCGCAGGGGCAGGGGCCGGAGGTGCCCGGGGCCGCCCCGGATCCGCGGACCGCCGGACCCGCCCCCGGGGGCAGCGGCGGAAAGCTGTGCGTGGCGTGCCGCGCCGGACGGGTGGACACCGACGGCTACTGCGAGAACTGCGGCCATGCCCAGCCGCGTGAACGGGACCATATGGAACAGGAGCTGGATGCGGTCGCCGCGGTCAGCGACCGCGGACTGCGCCACCACCGCAACGAGGACGCGTTCGCCGTCTCGGCCACCGCCCTGCCGGACGGTTCGCCCGCGGTCGTCGCGATCGTCTGCGACGGCGTCTCCTCGGCCACCCGGCCCGACGAGGCGTCACAGGCCGCCGCCCGGGCCGCCTGCGATGTGCTGGTGGCATCCCTGCCGCGGGGTACGCATCCCCAGCAGGCCATGCGGGACGCCATCGTCGCCGCCGCGGCCGCCGTGAACGCCCTCGCCGCCCCGGCCGGGGGCGGTGACGCCCTCGGACAGGACGCGCACCCCCAGCAGAACGCCCCCGCGTGCACCATCGTCGGCGCGGTTGCGGCGGGCGAGCTGCTGATCGTGGGCTGGGTCGGCGACAGCCGGGTCTACTGGGTGCCCGACGACCGTTCGGGCCCCGCCGCCCGGCTCACCGAAGACGATTCATGGGCGGCGCAGATGGTGGCGGCGGGCCTGATGAACGAGGCCGAGGCGTACGCGGACGAGCGCGCCCATGCGATCACCGGCTGGCTGGGCGCCGACGCGTACGAACTGGACCCGCACACCGCCGCGTTCAAGCCGGACCGGCCCGGTGTGGTCGTGGTCTGCACGGACGGTCTGTGGAACTACGCCGAGTCGCCGGACGAGATGGCCCGTGCGGTGCCGTCCGATGCCGCCCGGTGGCCGCTGCGCAGCGCCCGGGCCCTGGTCGGACACGCCCTCGACGGCGGCGGCCACGACAATGTGACGGTGGCGGTCCTGCCGTTCGCCGTGGCACGGCAGGGGGGTGGCCGGTCCTGA
- a CDS encoding vWA domain-containing protein: MANFAKSQVPRFSVDVYQNEFLPEGGREVSAIVTVTSTGGGTSGGAPLVPPPASASPAGIPAAAPSAAVVIMVDCSGSMDYPPQKMRNARDATAAAIDTLRDGTEFAVVAGTHIARQVYPESGGLAVAGPGTRADARNALRRLSAGGGTAIGTWLRLADELFAGARARIRHGILLTDGRNEHESPAELHGALESVAARFTCDARGVGTDWEVKEVTGIASALLGTADIVADPAHLAADFTAMMENAMGKEVADVSLRVWTPVGVEFVFVKQVAPTVEDLTARRTEAGPRAGDYPTGSWGDESRDYHICVRVPEAGIGQEMLAARVSLIVPAGDGGSPQVLSQGLVRAVWTDDLASSTAINPQVAHYTGQAELAQVIQQGLDARKSGDIDGATAKLGRAVQLAEASGNADTAKLLSKVVDVVDAATGTVRLKAKVADADEMTLETRSTKTVRVKK; this comes from the coding sequence ATGGCCAATTTCGCCAAGTCGCAGGTGCCCAGGTTCTCCGTCGACGTCTACCAGAACGAGTTCCTCCCCGAGGGCGGCCGCGAGGTCAGCGCGATCGTCACGGTCACCTCGACCGGTGGTGGCACCAGCGGCGGCGCGCCGCTGGTGCCACCACCGGCCTCGGCTTCACCGGCCGGTATCCCCGCCGCCGCCCCGTCCGCCGCCGTCGTGATCATGGTCGACTGTTCGGGTTCGATGGACTATCCGCCGCAGAAGATGCGCAATGCGCGCGATGCGACGGCCGCCGCGATCGACACCCTGCGGGACGGCACCGAGTTCGCCGTCGTCGCCGGAACACATATCGCCCGGCAGGTCTATCCGGAGAGCGGCGGTCTCGCGGTGGCCGGGCCGGGCACCCGGGCCGATGCCCGTAACGCGCTGCGGAGGCTGTCCGCGGGCGGCGGTACGGCGATCGGCACCTGGCTGCGGCTCGCGGACGAGCTGTTCGCCGGTGCCCGGGCCCGAATACGCCACGGCATCCTGCTGACCGACGGCCGCAACGAACACGAGTCCCCGGCGGAGCTGCACGGGGCGCTGGAGTCGGTGGCGGCACGGTTCACCTGCGACGCCCGGGGCGTGGGCACCGACTGGGAGGTGAAGGAGGTCACGGGTATCGCCTCCGCTCTCCTCGGTACGGCGGACATCGTCGCCGATCCCGCCCATCTCGCGGCCGATTTCACCGCCATGATGGAGAACGCGATGGGCAAGGAGGTCGCGGACGTCTCCCTGCGGGTGTGGACGCCGGTCGGGGTCGAGTTCGTCTTCGTCAAGCAGGTGGCGCCGACGGTGGAGGACCTCACCGCCCGGCGCACCGAGGCGGGTCCGCGGGCCGGGGACTATCCCACCGGCTCCTGGGGCGACGAATCGCGGGACTATCACATCTGCGTACGGGTCCCCGAGGCCGGTATCGGGCAGGAGATGCTGGCGGCCCGGGTCTCGCTGATCGTCCCGGCGGGCGACGGCGGCTCCCCTCAGGTCCTTTCGCAGGGGCTGGTCCGGGCCGTGTGGACGGACGATCTGGCGTCGTCCACCGCGATCAACCCGCAGGTCGCCCACTACACGGGACAGGCCGAACTGGCCCAGGTCATCCAGCAGGGGCTGGATGCCCGCAAGTCGGGAGATATCGACGGTGCCACGGCGAAACTGGGGCGTGCCGTCCAGTTGGCCGAGGCGTCCGGAAACGCGGACACTGCGAAACTCCTTTCGAAGGTGGTGGACGTGGTCGATGCGGCGACGGGTACTGTGCGACTGAAAGCAAAGGTCGCCGACGCCGACGAGATGACCCTCGAAACGCGCTCGACGAAGACGGTTCGCGTCAAGAAGTAG
- a CDS encoding FHA domain-containing protein, protein MPTCPNGHQSGSDDWCEVCGHRMAGPGAPTGGAVPPPPPPGYGFPGPGGSFAGPGDPNATAHAELCPQCRTPREANAPFCEECRYNFLTNTATSYTPVATGPRPGPNLPAGFTNQPGPPQPGPGGPQATGSAGIPGFPGGPGGGPQGPGGPGLQGPGSGHDPFDYQSSRPSQLNRPAEPLQEAPGHGHQAPPPPPGFPGAQQQQFPGGPDPRGFPGSGGPAGPPPGFPGVQQPGPPAQQQPGAGSAAPGAGAPPVDDWPLSPPSPTPQGPPPGSYQPPAPPPYGGPQGPGGQVPGHPGVPAPGGPGPGQHQSPPTASGGYTAPGTWTAVIGPDRDYFMAMMQRSGPDAGSLNLPAYSPEQRLPLTGNQITIGRRRQSTGESPDIDLSVPPEDPGVSHKHAVLVQQSDGSWAVVDQNSTNGTTLNGAEEPIQPYVPVPLNDGDRVHVGAWTTITIHQG, encoded by the coding sequence ATGCCGACCTGCCCGAACGGACACCAGTCGGGTTCCGACGACTGGTGCGAGGTCTGTGGCCACCGCATGGCCGGCCCCGGCGCTCCCACGGGGGGCGCGGTGCCTCCTCCGCCGCCCCCGGGGTACGGATTCCCGGGCCCCGGCGGCAGCTTCGCGGGACCCGGCGACCCGAACGCCACCGCGCACGCCGAGCTGTGCCCCCAGTGCCGTACGCCCCGTGAGGCCAACGCGCCTTTCTGCGAGGAGTGCCGCTACAACTTCCTGACCAACACGGCGACGTCGTACACCCCGGTGGCGACCGGGCCGCGGCCCGGTCCGAACCTCCCCGCGGGGTTCACCAACCAGCCCGGACCGCCGCAGCCGGGCCCCGGTGGCCCGCAGGCGACCGGCTCGGCCGGGATTCCGGGCTTCCCCGGCGGTCCCGGGGGCGGCCCGCAGGGTCCGGGCGGTCCCGGCCTCCAGGGTCCCGGCAGCGGCCACGACCCCTTCGACTACCAGAGTTCGCGCCCGTCGCAGCTCAACCGCCCGGCGGAGCCGCTGCAGGAGGCGCCCGGCCACGGCCACCAGGCGCCGCCCCCGCCGCCGGGTTTCCCGGGGGCCCAGCAGCAGCAGTTCCCCGGCGGTCCCGATCCGCGCGGTTTCCCGGGGTCCGGGGGTCCGGCCGGTCCGCCGCCCGGTTTCCCGGGGGTCCAGCAGCCCGGGCCCCCGGCGCAGCAGCAGCCCGGAGCGGGGTCCGCTGCGCCCGGCGCCGGTGCGCCGCCCGTCGACGACTGGCCGCTGAGCCCGCCGTCGCCCACGCCGCAGGGCCCCCCGCCGGGCTCGTACCAGCCCCCGGCGCCGCCTCCCTACGGCGGCCCGCAGGGTCCCGGCGGGCAGGTCCCCGGCCACCCGGGCGTGCCCGCGCCGGGCGGCCCCGGACCCGGGCAGCACCAGTCGCCGCCCACCGCGTCCGGCGGCTACACCGCGCCCGGTACCTGGACCGCGGTCATCGGTCCGGACCGCGACTACTTCATGGCGATGATGCAGCGCAGCGGCCCGGACGCCGGCAGCCTCAATCTGCCCGCGTACTCCCCCGAGCAGCGGCTGCCGCTGACCGGGAACCAGATCACCATCGGACGGCGCCGCCAGTCGACCGGCGAATCGCCCGATATCGACCTGTCGGTGCCGCCGGAGGATCCGGGTGTCTCGCACAAGCACGCCGTGCTGGTGCAGCAGTCCGACGGTTCCTGGGCGGTCGTCGACCAGAACTCCACCAACGGCACCACGCTCAACGGCGCCGAGGAACCGATACAGCCGTATGTCCCCGTGCCGCTGAACGACGGCGACCGGGTCCATGTCGGAGCCTGGACGACGATCACCATCCACCAGGGCTGA
- a CDS encoding methyltransferase domain-containing protein yields MGTLPQRYTEPADESRRALVDAIVADGGLRDPAWRLAFEEVPRHLFVPYYYVPVPARPGRPGGWERLWGEDPDPVRRERWLRGAYTDGPLATRVRDGALLSSSSQPSLMARMLDALEVRYGDRVLEIGAGSGYNAALLCHRLGDERVTTVDLDPEITESARAHLAAAGYRPAVVTGDGTRGVPGRAPFDRIVATCTLPVIPHEWLAQCRPDARIVAPVSTGLVVLRVRDDARGRFAEGRFLRTPAFFVPLRGAGGAPVLRPRGLPRPAVENELFRFLLALTAGSLDPHEALSLWQRERRPRRDRFGITVGERLQWAWLDDPGGPYVWPLGEGATA; encoded by the coding sequence ATGGGGACCCTTCCGCAGCGGTACACCGAACCCGCCGACGAATCCCGCCGCGCCCTGGTGGACGCGATCGTCGCCGACGGCGGGCTGCGGGACCCCGCATGGCGGCTCGCCTTCGAGGAGGTGCCCCGGCATCTGTTCGTCCCGTACTACTACGTCCCGGTGCCCGCGCGCCCCGGCCGCCCCGGCGGCTGGGAGCGGCTGTGGGGCGAGGACCCCGACCCCGTACGCCGGGAGCGCTGGCTGCGCGGTGCCTATACGGACGGACCGCTGGCCACCCGGGTCCGCGACGGCGCGCTGCTCTCCTCCAGCAGCCAGCCGTCGCTGATGGCGCGGATGCTGGACGCGCTGGAGGTGCGGTACGGGGACCGGGTGCTGGAGATCGGCGCGGGCAGCGGCTACAACGCCGCCCTGCTCTGCCACCGGCTCGGCGACGAGCGGGTCACCACTGTCGATCTCGACCCGGAGATCACCGAATCCGCCCGGGCCCATCTGGCGGCCGCGGGCTACCGGCCGGCGGTGGTGACCGGCGACGGGACCCGGGGGGTACCCGGGCGGGCGCCCTTCGACCGGATCGTGGCCACCTGCACGCTGCCCGTGATTCCCCACGAGTGGCTCGCCCAGTGCCGGCCGGACGCCCGGATCGTTGCCCCGGTCTCCACCGGTCTCGTCGTACTGCGGGTGCGCGACGATGCCCGGGGCCGGTTCGCGGAGGGCCGTTTTCTGCGCACCCCGGCCTTCTTCGTCCCCCTGCGGGGCGCGGGCGGCGCTCCGGTGCTGCGGCCCCGGGGTCTGCCCCGCCCCGCGGTCGAGAACGAACTCTTCCGCTTCCTGCTGGCGCTGACGGCGGGCAGCCTCGACCCGCACGAAGCGCTGTCCCTGTGGCAGCGGGAGCGCCGGCCGCGCCGCGACCGGTTCGGGATCACGGTCGGCGAACGCCTCCAGTGGGCATGGCTGGACGACCCCGGGGGACCGTACGTCTGGCCCCTCGGGGAGGGCGCGACCGCCTGA
- a CDS encoding globin, giving the protein MNEIPRGTLQEQTFYEQVGGEPTFRRLVHRFYEGVADDPLLRPMYPEEDLGPAEERFALFLMQYWGGPRTYSENRGHPRLRMRHAPFRVDRAAHDAWLRHMRAAVEELELAPEHATQLWNYMTYAAASMINSEG; this is encoded by the coding sequence GTGAACGAGATTCCGCGGGGCACCCTTCAGGAGCAGACCTTCTACGAGCAGGTCGGCGGCGAGCCGACCTTCCGCCGTCTTGTTCACCGTTTCTACGAGGGCGTCGCGGACGATCCGCTGCTGCGTCCGATGTATCCGGAGGAGGACCTCGGCCCGGCCGAGGAGCGGTTCGCGCTCTTCCTGATGCAGTACTGGGGCGGCCCTCGCACCTACAGCGAGAACCGCGGCCATCCGCGGCTGCGGATGCGGCATGCGCCGTTCCGGGTCGACCGGGCGGCGCACGACGCCTGGCTGAGGCATATGCGGGCGGCGGTGGAGGAGCTGGAGCTGGCGCCGGAGCACGCGACGCAGCTCTGGAACTACATGACGTACGCCGCCGCCTCGATGATCAACTCCGAGGGCTGA
- a CDS encoding IclR family transcriptional regulator, whose translation MTTTDRGAAAVQSVDRAVSVLESLARHGEAGVTEIADELGVHKSTAFRLLGALENRGLVTQARERGKYSLGAGLLRLAGAAAGRLDIAQESAPLCRALADEIGDTVNVAVLDDDAAVNVAQARGAASVTSYNWIGRRTPLHATSSGKVLLAHAPAAVRERVYAAGPTAYTPHTVTSPALLARLLDETVERGYAIAVEELETGLNAVAAPVRCHDGAVAGALSVSGPAYRLRAELLPEIAERVVAVAGLLSRQLGYPG comes from the coding sequence ATGACGACGACGGACCGGGGCGCCGCCGCGGTGCAGTCGGTGGACCGGGCGGTGAGCGTTCTGGAGAGCCTGGCCCGGCACGGCGAGGCCGGAGTCACCGAGATCGCCGATGAGCTCGGGGTCCACAAGTCGACCGCCTTCCGCCTCCTCGGTGCCCTGGAGAACCGGGGCCTGGTGACCCAGGCGCGGGAACGCGGCAAGTACAGCCTCGGCGCTGGCCTGCTCCGGCTCGCGGGCGCGGCCGCCGGACGCCTCGACATCGCCCAGGAGTCCGCGCCGCTCTGCCGGGCACTGGCCGACGAGATCGGGGACACGGTCAACGTGGCGGTCCTCGACGACGACGCGGCCGTCAATGTCGCCCAGGCCAGGGGCGCCGCGTCGGTGACCTCGTACAACTGGATAGGCCGCCGCACCCCGCTGCACGCCACCTCCAGCGGCAAGGTGCTCCTCGCCCACGCACCGGCGGCGGTCAGGGAGCGGGTGTACGCCGCCGGGCCGACCGCCTACACGCCGCATACCGTCACCTCGCCCGCGCTGCTCGCGCGGCTGCTCGACGAGACGGTCGAACGGGGGTACGCGATCGCCGTCGAGGAGCTGGAGACCGGTCTCAACGCGGTGGCCGCGCCGGTACGTTGCCACGATGGCGCGGTCGCGGGCGCGCTGAGCGTCTCCGGCCCCGCTTACCGGCTCCGGGCCGAACTGCTGCCGGAGATCGCGGAACGGGTGGTGGCCGTCGCCGGCCTGCTCTCCCGGCAACTGGGATACCCGGGCTGA